ATCAAACAAACGTTATCATTATTTATTGGCCCAGGGAACAACGGGCTTATCTGTTGCTTTTGATCTTCCAACTCAAATTGGTTACGACTCTGATCATGAAATGGCCGACGGAGAGGTGGGTAAGGTAGGGGTGGCTATCGATTCGCTAAAGGATATTGAAATTTTATTTGATGGTATTGAGTTGAAAGATATCACCACTTCGATGACGATCAATGCAACGGCTTCAATTTTACTGGCCATGTATATTGCACTGGCCAAAAAACAAGGTGCAGATTTAAAACAGATTTCAGGGACGATACAGAATGATATATTAAAAGAATACGCTGCAAGAGGCACATATATCTACCCGCCAAAGCAATCTATGCGTTTGATTACCGATATTTTTGAGTTTTGTAGCAAAGAAGTTCCGAAGTGGAATACCATTTCTATATCTGGCTACCACATACGTGAAGCTGGATCAACTGCTGTGCAAGAACTTGCTTTTACATTAGCTAACGGTAAAACCTACCTAAAAGCAGCGCTGGATAAAGGTTTAGATATTAATGTGTTTGCGAAACGGTTATCGTTCTTCTTCAATTGCCACAATAATTTCTTTGAAGAAATAGCTAAATTTAGGGCTGCAAGGCGGATGTGGGCGAAAATTACCAAAGATTTGGGTGCCACAGACGAAAAAGCACAGATGCTAAGATTTCATACCCAAACCGGAGGCTCAACCTTAACAGCGCAACAACCGTTAAACAATGTAATCAGGGTAAGCAATCAGGCTATGGCTGCGGTTCTTGGCGGAACTCAATCCCTACATACCAATGGTTATGATGAAGCTCTTTCGCTTCCAACCGAATCGGCTGCAAAAATTGCTTTACGTACCCAGCAGATCATTGCCTTCGAGAGCGGCGTTATCGATACCGTAGATCCATTGGCTGGATCGTTCTTTATAGAAAGCTTAACCGATGAAGTAGAGGCTGCTGCCTGGACTTATATCGACCGGATAGATGCAATGGGAGGCTCGGTTAATGCCATCGAAAGCAATTATATGCAAAATGAGATTGCTGATGCAGCTTATCAATATCAAAAAGAAATCGAAAATGGCGAAAGGATTTCGGTAGGTGTAAATAAATTTACCCAAGAGGAAGAGGGGCTGACGGAGGTTTTTAATATTGATGATTCTATACGCAAGCTGCAAACTGAAAAACTGGAAGATTT
The nucleotide sequence above comes from Pedobacter riviphilus. Encoded proteins:
- a CDS encoding acyl-CoA mutase large subunit family protein, yielding MSEKKHTTTSGIEIKALYTEARPMEELPGEFPFTRGIQKDMYRGRLWTMRQYAGFSTAEESNKRYHYLLAQGTTGLSVAFDLPTQIGYDSDHEMADGEVGKVGVAIDSLKDIEILFDGIELKDITTSMTINATASILLAMYIALAKKQGADLKQISGTIQNDILKEYAARGTYIYPPKQSMRLITDIFEFCSKEVPKWNTISISGYHIREAGSTAVQELAFTLANGKTYLKAALDKGLDINVFAKRLSFFFNCHNNFFEEIAKFRAARRMWAKITKDLGATDEKAQMLRFHTQTGGSTLTAQQPLNNVIRVSNQAMAAVLGGTQSLHTNGYDEALSLPTESAAKIALRTQQIIAFESGVIDTVDPLAGSFFIESLTDEVEAAAWTYIDRIDAMGGSVNAIESNYMQNEIADAAYQYQKEIENGERISVGVNKFTQEEEGLTEVFNIDDSIRKLQTEKLEDLKTTRDNDAVGKALQRLHEAAKGEDNLMPLIIDAVEKYATLGEIADVFREVFGVY